In one Musa acuminata AAA Group cultivar baxijiao chromosome BXJ2-5, Cavendish_Baxijiao_AAA, whole genome shotgun sequence genomic region, the following are encoded:
- the LOC103985128 gene encoding probable aldo-keto reductase 2 encodes MAREAGSGNDGGVIVGPMKLGSQGLEVSRQGLGCMGMSAFYGPPKPDTDMIALIHYAIRSGVTFFDTSDIYGPCTNEILLGKALQGGVREKVELATKFGISFQDGKREIRGDPAYVRAACESSLQRLGIDCIDLYYQHRVDTRVPIEVTMGELKKLVEEGKIKYIGLSEASASTIRRAHAVHPITAVQLEWSLWTRDVEEDIIPTCRELGIGIVAYSPLGRGFFSSGPKMVETLSEHDFRKLMPRFQPENLAQNALIFKRVSEMAKRKGCTPSQLALAWVHHQGSDVCPIPGTTKIENFNQNIGALSVKLTPEEMAELESYALADAVKGDRYGAAMNTWRMSDTPPLSTWKGE; translated from the exons ATGGCCAGAGAGGCGGGAAGCGGCAACGACGGAGGCGTGATAGTGGGGCCGATGAAGCTGGGCTCACAGGGCCTGGAGGTCTCCAGGCAGGGCCTCGGCTGCATGGGCATGTCGGCCTTCTACGGGCCGCCCAAGCCGGACACCGACATGATCGCCCTCATCCACTACGCTATCCGCTCCGGTGTCACCTTCTTCGACACCTCCGACATCTACGGTCCCTGCACTAACGAGATCCTCCTCGGCAAA GCACTGCAAGGTGGGGTGAGGGAGAAGGTGGAGCTGGCCACAAAGTTCGGGATCAGCTTCCAGGACGGGAAGAGGGAGATTCGTGGAGATCCGGCATACGTCAGGGCCGCCTGCGAGAGCAGCTTGCAGAGGCTCGGCATCGACTGCATCGATCTCTATTATCAGCACCGCGTCGACACCCGGGTTCCCATCGAGGTCACG ATGGGAGAACTTAAGAAATTGGTGGAAGAAGGAAAAATAAAGTACATTGGATTGTCTGAGGCCTCTGCATCGACAATCAGGAGGGCACATGCAGTTCACCCAATAACTGCTGTGCAACTGGAATGGTCTTTGTGGACAAGAGATGTCGAAGAAGATATAATTCCTACTTGCAG agaACTTGGTATAGGCATTGTTGCATACAGTCCACTGGGAAGGGGCTTCTTTTCTTCTGGACCAAAGATGGTTGAAACTCTGTCTGAACATGATTTCCGTAAG CTCATGCCTAGGTTTCAGCCTGAGAATCTCGCTCAAAATGCACTTATCTTCAAACGTGTAAGCGAAATGGCCAAGAGGAAGGGATGCACCCCTTCACAACTTGCATTGGCCTGGGTTCACCATCAAGGAAGTGATGTGTGCCCTATACCTGGCACTACCAAGATCGAAAACTTTAACCAGAATATCGGAGCACTATCAGTAAAACTCACACCTGAGGAGATGGCTGAACTTGAATCATATGCTTTGGCAGATGCAGTCAAGGGTGATAGGTATGGTGCTGCAATGAATACGTGGAGAATGTCCGATACTCCTCCCTTATCCACATGGAAAGGTGAATGA